From Micromonospora sp. NBC_01699, a single genomic window includes:
- the gcvP gene encoding aminomethyl-transferring glycine dehydrogenase has product MTADQFAVRHIGPDADGERRMLETVGYESIDELMDAAIPEVIRWHGTLDLPAPATEAEVIAELRAIAARNTVAVSMIGLGYHGTHTPAVVRRNVLESPAWYTAYTPYQPEISQGRLEALLNFQTMVTDLTGLATANASMLDEGTAAAEAMTLARRASKSKSPVYVVDADTLPQTLAVIVTRAEPLGIDVRVVDLDVEELPAEFFGLHLQYPGASGLVRDQAALVAAAHGVGALVAVAADLLALTLLRPPGRIGADIAAGTTQRFGVPMGFGGPHAGYLAVRGGLERMLPGRLVGVSRDVDGDPAYRLALQTREQHIRREKATSNICTAQVLLAVMASMYAVYHGPDGLREIASRTHRFAARLAAGLRAGGVSTQGPAFFDTVTAVVPGRAARVVAAAEAAGVNLRLVDADRVAVACDETTVPAHLSAVWAAFGVPEFTGEVAEALPVALLRDGDFLTHPVFHRHRSETAMLRYLRRLSDSDYALDRGMIPLGSCTMKLNATTEMEPVSWPEFANMHPFAPASQTAGYRELVTSLQGWLAEVTGYDAVSVQPNAGSQGELAGLLAIRGYHRERGEAHRDVCLIPSSAHGTNAASAVMAGMRVVVVACDDNGDVDLVDLDRKIDAHRDALAAIMVTYPSTHGVYETGIASLCAKVHDAGGQVYVDGANLNALVGFARPGGFGADVSHLNLHKTFCIPHGGGGPGVGPVAVRSHLAPFLPGDPLGGSVTGRPVISAAGHGSAGILPIPWAYLRMMGADGLRRATGTAVLAANYVAARLRAHYPVLYSGNKGLVAHECILDLRPLTKATGVSVDDVAKRLIDYGFHAPTMSFPVAGTLMVEPTESEDLAELDRFCAAMIAIREEIDLVGSGRWPAGDNPLSNAPHTAAMVTGDEWPHPYPRSVAAYPAGVGRAAKYWPPVRRIDGAYGDRNLVCACPPPEAFED; this is encoded by the coding sequence ATGACCGCAGACCAGTTCGCCGTACGTCACATCGGCCCGGATGCCGATGGTGAGCGCCGGATGTTGGAGACCGTCGGTTACGAGTCGATCGACGAGCTGATGGATGCCGCGATTCCCGAGGTGATCCGCTGGCACGGCACGCTCGACCTGCCGGCCCCGGCGACCGAGGCCGAGGTGATCGCCGAGCTGCGGGCGATAGCGGCCCGTAACACCGTCGCGGTGTCGATGATCGGGCTCGGCTACCACGGCACCCACACCCCGGCGGTGGTCCGCCGCAACGTGCTGGAGAGCCCGGCCTGGTACACCGCGTACACGCCGTACCAGCCGGAGATCAGTCAGGGCCGGTTGGAGGCGCTGCTGAACTTCCAGACGATGGTCACCGACCTGACCGGGTTGGCGACCGCGAACGCCTCCATGCTCGACGAGGGGACCGCGGCGGCGGAGGCGATGACCCTGGCCCGCCGGGCGTCGAAGAGCAAGAGCCCGGTGTACGTCGTCGACGCCGACACCCTGCCGCAGACGCTGGCGGTGATCGTGACCCGGGCCGAGCCGCTCGGTATCGACGTGCGGGTGGTCGATCTCGACGTCGAGGAGTTGCCGGCGGAGTTCTTCGGTCTGCATCTCCAGTACCCGGGGGCGTCCGGGCTGGTTCGGGACCAGGCGGCGCTGGTGGCGGCGGCGCACGGGGTCGGGGCGCTGGTCGCGGTCGCCGCGGATCTGCTCGCGCTGACGTTGCTGCGGCCGCCGGGACGCATCGGTGCCGACATCGCCGCCGGGACGACGCAGCGGTTCGGCGTACCGATGGGTTTCGGTGGGCCGCACGCCGGTTACCTGGCCGTCCGCGGCGGTCTGGAGCGGATGCTGCCCGGCCGGTTGGTCGGGGTGTCCCGCGACGTCGACGGCGACCCGGCGTACCGGTTGGCGTTGCAAACCCGTGAGCAGCACATCCGGCGGGAGAAGGCGACCAGCAACATCTGTACGGCGCAGGTGCTGCTCGCCGTCATGGCCAGCATGTACGCCGTCTACCACGGGCCGGACGGGTTGCGGGAGATCGCGTCGCGGACGCACCGGTTCGCGGCCCGGCTCGCGGCCGGGTTGCGCGCCGGTGGGGTGTCGACGCAGGGGCCGGCGTTCTTCGACACGGTGACCGCGGTGGTGCCGGGTCGGGCGGCGCGGGTGGTCGCCGCCGCCGAGGCGGCCGGGGTGAACCTGCGGCTGGTCGACGCCGACCGGGTCGCGGTGGCGTGTGACGAGACGACGGTGCCGGCGCACCTGAGCGCGGTGTGGGCGGCGTTCGGGGTGCCGGAGTTCACCGGTGAGGTCGCCGAGGCGCTGCCGGTGGCGTTGCTGCGTGACGGTGACTTCCTGACCCACCCGGTGTTCCACCGGCACCGGTCGGAGACGGCGATGCTGCGTTACCTGCGCCGGTTGTCGGATTCGGACTACGCCCTGGACCGGGGCATGATCCCGCTCGGTTCGTGCACGATGAAGCTGAACGCGACCACCGAGATGGAGCCGGTGAGCTGGCCGGAGTTCGCGAACATGCACCCGTTCGCGCCGGCGTCGCAGACCGCCGGCTACCGGGAGCTGGTCACCTCGCTACAGGGGTGGTTGGCCGAGGTCACCGGTTACGACGCGGTCAGTGTGCAGCCGAACGCGGGTTCGCAGGGGGAACTCGCCGGGCTGCTGGCCATCCGGGGTTATCACCGGGAGCGTGGTGAGGCGCATCGGGACGTGTGTCTGATTCCGTCGTCGGCGCACGGGACGAACGCGGCCAGTGCGGTGATGGCCGGGATGCGGGTCGTGGTGGTGGCCTGCGACGACAACGGTGACGTGGACCTGGTCGACCTCGACCGGAAGATCGACGCGCACCGGGACGCGCTCGCGGCGATCATGGTGACGTACCCGTCGACGCACGGGGTGTACGAGACCGGGATCGCGTCGTTGTGCGCGAAGGTCCACGACGCCGGTGGGCAGGTGTACGTCGACGGGGCGAACCTCAACGCGTTGGTCGGGTTCGCCCGGCCGGGCGGGTTCGGTGCGGACGTGTCGCATCTGAACCTGCACAAGACGTTCTGCATTCCGCACGGTGGCGGTGGTCCCGGTGTCGGGCCGGTGGCCGTACGGTCGCATCTGGCGCCGTTCCTGCCCGGTGACCCGCTCGGCGGGTCGGTCACCGGCCGGCCGGTGATCTCGGCGGCCGGGCACGGGTCGGCGGGGATCCTGCCGATTCCGTGGGCGTACCTGCGGATGATGGGGGCCGACGGGCTGCGCCGGGCGACCGGGACGGCGGTGTTGGCGGCGAACTACGTCGCGGCCCGGCTGCGGGCGCACTACCCGGTGTTGTACAGCGGCAACAAGGGCCTGGTGGCGCACGAGTGCATCCTGGACCTGCGGCCGTTGACAAAGGCGACCGGGGTGAGCGTCGACGACGTGGCGAAGCGGTTGATCGACTACGGGTTCCACGCGCCGACGATGTCGTTCCCGGTGGCCGGCACGCTGATGGTGGAGCCGACCGAGAGTGAGGACCTGGCGGAACTCGACCGGTTCTGCGCGGCGATGATCGCGATCCGGGAGGAGATCGACCTGGTCGGGTCGGGGCGGTGGCCGGCGGGCGACAATCCGCTGTCGAACGCGCCGCACACGGCGGCGATGGTCACCGGTGACGAGTGGCCGCACCCGTACCCGCGGTCGGTGGCGGCGTACCCGGCCGGGGTGGGCCGGGCGGCGAAGTACTGGCCGCCGGTGCGTCGCATCGACGGTGCGTACGGTGACCGGAATTTGGTCTGTGCCTGTCCGCCGCCGGAGGCGTTCGAGGACTGA
- a CDS encoding nitroreductase family deazaflavin-dependent oxidoreductase, with protein MGNDFNQQVIDEFRANSGRVGGWFEGARLILLTTTGARSGAAHTTPLGYLPDGGDRILVIGSAGGAPTHPDWFRNLVADPRATVEDGVFVYDATAAVLTGAERDRVFARAVEADPGWGDYQARTSRVLPVVALRQDPGPPRFAEAARPASWVRR; from the coding sequence ATGGGAAATGATTTCAACCAGCAGGTCATCGACGAGTTCCGGGCCAACAGCGGCCGGGTCGGCGGCTGGTTCGAGGGTGCCCGGTTGATCCTGTTGACCACCACCGGTGCTCGGTCCGGGGCCGCGCACACGACGCCGCTGGGCTACCTGCCCGACGGCGGTGACCGGATCCTGGTGATCGGGTCGGCCGGTGGTGCCCCGACCCACCCCGACTGGTTCCGGAACCTGGTGGCCGATCCCCGGGCGACGGTCGAGGACGGTGTTTTCGTCTACGACGCCACCGCCGCGGTGTTGACCGGTGCGGAGCGGGACCGGGTCTTCGCCCGCGCGGTCGAGGCCGATCCCGGTTGGGGTGATTACCAGGCCCGGACCAGCCGGGTCCTGCCGGTGGTCGCCCTGCGGCAGGACCCGGGCCCGCCCCGGTTCGCCGAGGCGGCGCGGCCGGCGTCGTGGGTACGGCGCTGA
- a CDS encoding endonuclease/exonuclease/phosphatase family protein yields the protein MRLVTFNLLHGRSLHDGMVDQTRLHDTVTALDADILALQEVDRDQSRSGNLDLTAIAAHALDAPTHRFAAAVVGTPGEGFRPLNHDDDGHGEPLYGVGLISRYPARSWQVTRLTPAPLRTPIYVPGPGGGLTLLHDEPRVLLAAVLDTPHGPLTAAATHLTFVPGWNLRQLRQVVRALRTLPAPRLLLGDLNLPARLATLISRWQPLGCQPTYPAIAPRVQLDHILADPRGRQRLPAVTAVTTPAATISDHRPLVVDLG from the coding sequence GTGCGACTGGTCACCTTCAACCTGCTCCACGGCCGATCCCTGCACGACGGCATGGTGGACCAGACCCGACTGCACGACACCGTCACCGCACTCGACGCCGACATCCTCGCCCTCCAGGAAGTCGACCGAGACCAAAGCCGCAGCGGCAACCTCGACCTCACCGCCATCGCCGCCCACGCCCTCGACGCACCCACCCACCGCTTCGCCGCCGCCGTCGTCGGCACCCCCGGCGAAGGATTCCGCCCCCTCAACCACGACGACGACGGCCACGGCGAACCCCTCTACGGCGTCGGCCTCATCAGCCGCTACCCGGCCCGCTCCTGGCAAGTCACCCGACTCACCCCCGCACCGCTACGCACACCCATCTACGTCCCCGGCCCCGGCGGCGGACTCACCCTCCTCCACGACGAACCCCGAGTCCTGCTCGCCGCCGTCCTCGACACCCCCCACGGCCCCCTCACCGCCGCCGCCACCCACCTCACCTTCGTCCCCGGCTGGAACCTCCGCCAACTCCGCCAGGTCGTCCGCGCCCTACGCACCCTGCCCGCCCCACGACTCCTCCTCGGCGACCTCAACCTCCCCGCCCGACTCGCCACCCTCATCTCCCGCTGGCAACCCCTCGGCTGCCAACCCACCTACCCCGCCATCGCACCCCGAGTCCAACTCGACCACATCCTCGCCGACCCCCGAGGCCGCCAACGCCTCCCCGCCGTCACCGCCGTCACCACCCCCGCCGCCACCATCTCCGACCACCGCCCCCTCGTCGTCGACCTCGGCTGA
- a CDS encoding hemerythrin domain-containing protein, translating into MGTALKLVHDAFRRELALVRQEVAGAGTALGAQLRMNCLTVCRGLAVHHTGEDTGVFPALVERHPALAPTVARLRREHETIAALVEDLRAVVVADRAEPVSVLAEVDRLVAELERHLTYEEERLIPVLDAPPVDRG; encoded by the coding sequence GTGGGTACGGCGCTGAAGCTGGTCCACGACGCGTTCCGGCGGGAACTCGCCCTGGTGCGGCAGGAGGTCGCCGGGGCGGGCACCGCGCTCGGCGCCCAGTTGCGGATGAACTGCCTGACGGTGTGTCGGGGGCTGGCGGTGCACCACACCGGTGAGGACACCGGCGTGTTCCCCGCCCTGGTCGAACGGCATCCCGCGTTGGCGCCGACGGTGGCGCGGCTGCGGCGGGAGCACGAGACGATCGCCGCCCTGGTCGAGGACCTGCGGGCGGTTGTCGTCGCCGACCGGGCCGAGCCGGTGTCGGTGTTGGCGGAGGTCGACCGGCTGGTCGCCGAGTTGGAACGGCACCTGACGTACGAGGAGGAGCGGTTGATCCCGGTCCTGGACGCCCCGCCGGTGGACCGGGGCTGA
- a CDS encoding cation diffusion facilitator family transporter encodes MSHDQTHDQTHDQTHDHGHGHGHGHTHGRRAGRLRRVRHLLTPHSHDTADKVDPALATSRDGIRALWISLVVLGVTAAGQAVVVFWSGSVALLGDTLHNVADALTAVPLGVAFLLGRRAANRRYTYGYGRAEDLAGIAIVATIAASAVFAGHQAVTRLLDPREIDHLPYVAAAGLIGFAGNELVARYRIRVGRRIGSAALVADGLHARTDGFTSLAVLLGAGGVALGWWWADPAVGLLITAAILVVLVDAGRAVYRRLMDAVDPALVDTAEAALLATPGVTDVGALRLRWIGHHLHAECAIVIDGDLSVAQGHVIAVAAEHRLIHAVPRLRAALVHADPDHRGSGDPHAPLAHHG; translated from the coding sequence ATGAGCCACGACCAGACACACGACCAGACACACGACCAGACACACGACCACGGTCACGGGCATGGTCACGGGCACACCCACGGCCGCCGGGCGGGGCGGCTGCGGCGGGTCCGGCATCTGCTGACCCCGCACTCGCACGACACCGCCGACAAGGTCGACCCGGCGTTGGCCACCTCCCGAGACGGCATCCGCGCACTGTGGATCTCCCTGGTGGTCCTCGGGGTCACCGCCGCCGGGCAGGCCGTGGTGGTGTTCTGGTCGGGGTCGGTGGCGCTGCTCGGCGACACCCTGCACAACGTCGCCGACGCGCTCACCGCCGTACCGCTCGGGGTGGCGTTCCTGCTCGGCCGGCGGGCGGCGAACCGCCGCTACACCTACGGTTACGGTCGGGCCGAGGACCTCGCCGGGATCGCCATCGTCGCCACCATCGCCGCGTCCGCGGTGTTCGCCGGGCACCAGGCCGTGACGCGTCTGCTCGACCCGCGTGAGATCGACCATCTGCCGTACGTGGCCGCCGCCGGGCTGATCGGGTTCGCCGGTAACGAACTCGTGGCCCGGTACCGGATCCGGGTCGGGCGGCGGATCGGTTCCGCCGCGCTGGTCGCCGACGGGCTGCACGCCCGTACCGATGGGTTCACGTCGCTGGCGGTGTTGCTCGGCGCCGGTGGGGTGGCGCTGGGCTGGTGGTGGGCGGACCCGGCGGTGGGGTTGCTGATCACCGCGGCGATCCTGGTCGTGCTCGTCGACGCCGGCCGCGCGGTGTACCGGCGGCTGATGGACGCCGTTGACCCGGCTCTGGTCGACACCGCCGAGGCGGCCCTGCTCGCCACGCCGGGCGTCACCGACGTCGGTGCGCTGCGGCTGCGGTGGATCGGGCACCACCTGCACGCCGAGTGCGCGATCGTCATCGACGGGGACCTCAGTGTCGCGCAGGGGCATGTGATCGCGGTGGCGGCCGAGCATCGGCTGATCCACGCCGTGCCGCGGCTGCGGGCGGCGCTGGTGCACGCCGACCCGGACCACCGGGGTTCCGGTGACCCGCACGCGCCCCTGGCCCATCACGGCTGA
- a CDS encoding sulfite exporter TauE/SafE family protein yields the protein MDLGGLVGLLVAAGAAGWVDAVVGGGGLLLLPALLIAAPGLPLPVALGTNKFAAIAGTATAAVTYARRTKIDWRLAGPAAGLAVVTAGVGAALAGVVPAAAYRPVVLAVLVAVALFVTLRPRLGVVAEPGRRTRVRVVVAVALAGGVIALYDGLIGPGTGTFLVLTFTAVVGADFVHGSAMAKLVNAGTNLGALVVFASAGDVWWSLGAGMAACNVVGAALGARMALRRGSGFVRVVLLVVVLALVAKLGFDQWVG from the coding sequence GTGGATCTCGGTGGGTTGGTGGGTTTGTTGGTGGCTGCGGGGGCGGCCGGGTGGGTTGATGCCGTGGTGGGTGGTGGTGGATTGTTGTTGTTGCCGGCGTTGTTGATCGCTGCGCCGGGGTTGCCGTTGCCGGTGGCGTTGGGGACGAACAAGTTCGCGGCGATCGCGGGTACGGCTACGGCGGCGGTGACGTACGCCCGGCGTACGAAGATCGATTGGCGGTTGGCGGGTCCGGCGGCGGGGTTGGCGGTGGTGACGGCCGGGGTGGGTGCGGCGTTGGCGGGTGTGGTGCCGGCGGCGGCGTATCGGCCGGTGGTGTTGGCGGTGTTGGTGGCGGTGGCGTTGTTCGTGACGTTGCGTCCGCGGTTGGGGGTGGTGGCGGAGCCGGGGCGGCGGACCCGGGTTCGGGTGGTGGTGGCGGTCGCGTTGGCCGGTGGGGTGATCGCCTTGTACGACGGTTTGATCGGTCCGGGTACGGGCACGTTTTTGGTGTTGACGTTCACGGCGGTGGTCGGTGCGGATTTTGTGCATGGGTCGGCGATGGCGAAGTTGGTCAACGCGGGGACGAATCTGGGTGCGTTGGTGGTGTTCGCTTCGGCGGGTGATGTGTGGTGGTCGTTGGGTGCGGGGATGGCGGCGTGCAACGTGGTGGGTGCGGCGTTGGGTGCGCGGATGGCGTTGCGCCGGGGTTCGGGTTTTGTTCGGGTGGTGTTGCTGGTGGTGGTGTTGGCGCTGGTGGCGAAGCTTGGTTTCGATCAGTGGGTGGGTTGA
- the def gene encoding peptide deformylase translates to MTMRPIRIIGDAVLRTPTEPVTTFDAELRVLVTDLMDTLLGAPGRAGVAAPQIGVSARVFVYDADGHRGHLINPTLELSTELQDDDEGCLSIPELYFPTPRAMHATAHGVDQYGEPTTITGSGFLARALQHETDHLNGRLYVDTLRGDTRRRALREIRDGRYAAPGRTT, encoded by the coding sequence ATGACGATGCGGCCCATCAGGATCATCGGCGACGCCGTACTACGCACCCCCACCGAACCGGTCACCACCTTCGACGCCGAACTACGCGTCCTGGTCACCGACCTGATGGACACCCTCCTCGGCGCCCCCGGCCGAGCCGGCGTCGCCGCACCCCAGATCGGCGTCAGCGCCCGCGTCTTCGTCTACGACGCCGACGGACACCGAGGCCACCTCATCAACCCCACCCTCGAACTCTCCACCGAGCTCCAGGACGACGACGAAGGCTGCCTGTCCATCCCCGAGCTGTACTTCCCGACCCCCCGCGCCATGCACGCCACCGCCCACGGCGTCGACCAGTACGGCGAACCCACCACCATCACCGGCAGCGGATTCCTCGCCCGCGCCCTCCAACACGAAACCGACCACCTCAACGGCCGCCTCTACGTCGACACCCTGCGCGGCGACACCCGCCGCCGGGCCCTGCGCGAAATCCGCGACGGCCGATACGCCGCCCCCGGCCGCACCACCTGA
- a CDS encoding DUF5999 family protein, with the protein MCQHQPTCPSAEATDRDAARVIACFREQGWSLLCNGVIVFEDTGELLPDGSMIEPHRGPARHVLVA; encoded by the coding sequence ATGTGCCAGCACCAACCCACCTGCCCCTCCGCCGAGGCAACCGACCGGGACGCCGCCCGGGTCATCGCCTGCTTCCGTGAGCAGGGCTGGAGCCTGCTCTGCAACGGTGTGATCGTCTTCGAGGACACCGGCGAGCTGCTGCCCGACGGCAGCATGATCGAACCGCACCGCGGACCCGCCCGTCACGTACTCGTCGCCTGA
- a CDS encoding chorismate-binding protein, which yields MMEIGPLVVETLPYGVGTTPAMPSAYLDSLTELDRFEWYVGQPGDPAESIDRFLTQYQLGTNALSRTTRPGPGSDPNAPVGAALFVSAAAGAAMIGAPTGAPNPAAGVPDVVAVVYTRTTGHPVAPAPPPATGWWLGPWQPSWTPAAHATAVTRARDAIGRGDIYQVNVVGHASARYTGDPIPALARLGRLPGARYGGVLTGNGWAIGCASPETLVEVTGGRLVTRPIKGTRPATATGRAELLASAKERAEHIMIVDLERNDLARVAATGSVRVDELYAIRRWCDLWQAESTISAHAADGLRLADLLRAVCPGGSVTGAPKVSALARIAALEPVGRGAGMGALGWVGPDHIDLGLTIRTAAADGERLHVWAGGGITWDSDPDAEVAEAAAKAGPVRAALAGNRPQPPGR from the coding sequence ATGATGGAGATTGGGCCACTCGTCGTGGAAACGCTCCCATACGGGGTCGGGACAACCCCGGCAATGCCATCGGCATACCTCGATTCCTTGACTGAACTCGACCGATTCGAATGGTACGTCGGCCAGCCCGGCGACCCGGCCGAGTCGATCGACCGATTCCTGACCCAGTACCAACTGGGCACGAACGCGTTATCTCGAACGACGCGCCCCGGTCCCGGATCCGACCCGAACGCACCCGTCGGGGCCGCGCTGTTCGTCTCCGCCGCCGCCGGCGCGGCCATGATCGGCGCCCCGACCGGGGCACCGAACCCGGCCGCCGGCGTACCCGACGTCGTCGCGGTCGTCTACACCCGCACCACCGGCCACCCGGTCGCCCCGGCACCACCACCGGCGACCGGATGGTGGCTCGGGCCGTGGCAGCCGAGCTGGACCCCGGCCGCGCACGCCACCGCCGTCACCCGGGCCCGCGACGCCATCGGCCGGGGCGACATCTACCAGGTCAACGTCGTCGGCCACGCCAGCGCCCGGTACACCGGCGACCCGATCCCCGCCCTGGCCCGGCTCGGCCGGCTGCCCGGCGCCCGCTACGGCGGAGTCCTCACCGGCAACGGCTGGGCGATCGGCTGCGCCTCCCCGGAGACCCTGGTCGAGGTGACCGGCGGACGCCTGGTCACCCGCCCGATCAAGGGCACCCGCCCGGCGACCGCCACCGGTCGCGCCGAACTGCTCGCCTCGGCCAAGGAACGGGCCGAACACATCATGATCGTCGACCTGGAACGCAACGACCTGGCCCGGGTCGCGGCCACCGGCTCGGTCCGGGTCGACGAGCTCTACGCCATCCGCAGGTGGTGCGACCTGTGGCAGGCCGAGTCGACGATCTCCGCCCACGCCGCCGACGGCCTCCGGCTGGCCGACCTGCTGCGCGCGGTCTGCCCCGGCGGTTCGGTCACCGGCGCCCCGAAGGTCTCCGCGCTGGCCCGGATCGCCGCCCTCGAACCGGTCGGCCGGGGCGCCGGCATGGGCGCGCTCGGCTGGGTCGGGCCCGACCACATCGACCTCGGGCTGACCATCCGAACCGCCGCCGCCGACGGCGAACGGCTGCACGTCTGGGCCGGCGGCGGGATCACCTGGGACAGCGACCCGGACGCCGAGGTCGCCGAGGCCGCCGCCAAGGCCGGCCCGGTCCGCGCCGCCCTCGCCGGCAACCGCCCACAGCCACCCGGCCGCTGA
- a CDS encoding aldo/keto reductase, translating to MRAERLPARFDPTLPANAAKLVAVEQLADLAEQAGLSLIHLAIGFVLRHPAVTSAIIGPRTMEHLDSQLGAASGYDPEPGGCRLPAAGVDRSGPASSSGRPLTAVVAGHEGVTGGGRADRWLLPNTRGYRVVAYP from the coding sequence TTGCGGGCGGAGCGCCTGCCCGCGCGGTTCGATCCGACGTTGCCGGCGAACGCCGCGAAACTCGTCGCCGTGGAGCAGCTCGCCGACCTCGCCGAGCAGGCCGGGTTGTCGCTGATCCATCTCGCGATCGGGTTCGTGTTGCGGCATCCGGCGGTGACCTCGGCCATCATCGGTCCGCGGACGATGGAGCACCTCGACAGCCAGCTCGGCGCGGCGAGCGGGTACGACCCTGAACCCGGCGGATGCCGGCTACCAGCCGCCGGAGTTGATCGATCCGGGCCTGCGTCGTCGTCTGGTCGCCCACTGACGGCGGTCGTCGCCGGCCATGAGGGGGTGACCGGCGGCGGACGGGCCGACCGGTGGTTGTTGCCCAACACTCGCGGTTACCGCGTTGTCGCATACCCGTGA